tCACAGTTACATTAGTATGATatggaaacacagcagaggtgtATGCTTGTCTTCATAAAAAGcacaacatacacatacactcctCATACGCTGTAACTTTCACTGTCCTGTACTGACATCAGCGACTGCTTGCCATCCTCTTGCTGCGGGATGCTAAAggactcctcttcctccccaaAAGGGAGCGTACAGTCTGCTTCCTTCAAGTTTGTGGGCACAACAGATGGCGTCCCGCAAGACCCGTTCCCTATGTGGAAAGTGATGTTGACATTGACATGCGGGCTGGTGGTCACGGGGCTGATGATGTGCGGGCTGGTGGGCTGAGAGGGGGACTGTGAGGGGATGCTGGGCTGAGGTGTGATGGGCTCTGGGTTGGAAATTAAAGTCAAGGGctctgacagagcagagtgtAAATTGTTAATGGCTACAGTGGACTGCAAGGGGCCGATGGAgtcctggctgctgctgccgtcTGTTCTGGTTAACGTTTCAGTGTTGTTGCTTGACTGACTGTGGTCACTGCAGGCTTCCCCTTTCTCCAGCAGACACTGTTGCTCTGGTGAGGTAACTGTGAATGAGGTCAGCTGAGTTTCCCCCAAACAACCCTGACTGATctgcagaagaaagaaatgagaagTTTAATTTCaagtattttatattaaaaagcCACAGCTACAGTCAGTTTTCTCGATCCTGTCGTAAAAGGTGTTCATTCAATTATCTTTTTTAGCACCGAGGTCATAACTAGTGATGGTGCTGCATTATATTTAGAGGAGTTTCTAATattcagcccccccccccatataTGCAAATATCAGTGGCGTGCAGTGGGTTTAACACATAGGCAACTTGAACCACAGAAAACCCCCCACCTTCTCAATGTGAAAATCAACTCGTTCACCACTGAGAAAAATGAATCAGACTAAAAGATGCTGCTGGTAAACAGGGAGGTCAAAAACTTAGAAACACCTTTCAGTATAATGTAGTCCAGAACACCACCACCTTTAACTGCGACCTCagaaataaacatgtaaaactgaacattatagaCTAGACCAGAGCTGTTGTGTTGAATTGCACGAGgctgtacaggtgttcctaGTGAAAGGGCAACTTGTAAATATGCAAATGCTATAGAAGAAAATCCAAAGAAGACTCACTTTATCGCCGCTCTCACAGTTTCCATTTGCGTCGACTTTGGGGTGAAATTCTTCAGGGtctgggagaaaaaaatcagagtgGAGACGAGTAAAGCAGTGAAACAAACAGTGGCACACACAGATCTTGATAAAGATAAATAATAGTGATTATCAGACTATTTTTCAAGTGGATATAGAAGATGAATATAATATAGATACAATCACAGCTTTTCCACACAACAAGAACATGATGAATGTCCATGTTGCAGTAGTTACCTTTCTTCCAGACTGGTTTACAGATGAAAATCaggatgataataatgatgatgaccAGCAAAGTGACTGTGATGACTCCGGCAATGACAGCGACtaacacagaggcagaaaaagagagaaaatgaatataCCTTACAGTTTTCTCATGATGACTGCCTAGAAACGCCAAATCAGTTAACATACTCAGCTTGATGTCAGATCCTGTAATTGTGCTTGAAATGTTGGGTACAGATGTTGTGACAGACAGCGTGGAGTCTGAGATCGCCCTCATTGTAGTCGCCGTTGTGTGCACAGTGTTGACGTGAGGCTCCCTTGTTGTGATTTGAGGCTCAGTGGGTGTGACCTCCGCAGGTTCGCACACGTTGTCTGAGGTCGTGTTGCCTTTTTTAACAACAGTCCTCCCATGACAACTgcggagaaacaaagacagaggtcAACGATCTGAGGTTCTAACAGCTGTATGCAGATGTGACTCTCCTTCACTCACTCTCTGTGAGGCCGACAGGGGTCCGTGTAGGAGACGGTGTCAGAGAACGTCCCATCTGGGCACGGTGCACACTTCACATCTGACCTTTCTGTCCCTGAGAACAACACACAGATATGTTGCAGTTTACTTACATCTCACCATCAGACATCAGTTTTCATTTACACACTTTTTTAATAATCACAAAACAAGATAGCTCGTTTCAAAAGGGTTGACCTTCGAATTTAAACTAAAATATGTAAGAATTACGTgcataataaacacacagtgactgatGAAAAGCTGCTGTACCTGGCACAGATACTCCAAAACCAACTTTGCATCGAGTGTACCTCCTACATTCTGTGCAGTACGAGTCTTCATATCCTAATGTGCAGTACATCCCGGGCTTGCACTTGCACCTGGCCTGTGTGGTTGAGGTGCAGTTCTGGGCGTACATCAAACCTTTGTCTggttacagagagaaacatatgCTTTTCATGtgttaaaaagcaaaacaaaacaatgaatttaaaaaataagcaTTCTGTCTAACGTGGAATATCACAGAGCAGTTACTGACGTTCTTTGCATCTGTTGCAGGAGCGGCAGTTTTTAGCGTAGTTCCAATTTTCTGTGAACAGGCCCGATTCACACGGTTTACACTCAGTGTCAGTAGTTCCAGTGCAGTCCTGTATCCAATGCCATCCTGTAATAATATATACAAGAGTGAATCCACATTAATCCATGTTAGTCactgcatttacacatttaacaaCAGCACATGAGCACGGTAACTCCAGAGAGTCTACtgacacatgaaaacatgaaggtTCAAAGATAAGTTTAACATTAttcctcatttattttcattgtataTCATTGTACCCTGCTGTTATCATGGTCCCTGCCTACTGTGAAAAATACACAGGTGATACACACCTGTTTGTATGACACAGAATCCTGGCTTAcgtgtgttttatgttttcattcaggAGATTTACTGTCTTTCTTAATTTTAATAATACAAttaaaagtgttatttttttcacttaGATGCCTGAGTGCATTAAGATATTGTGGCTATGcaattaaatacacacattttacagctgagaGGTGTTCAGATAAACACCCACTGCTGCCCTCACTCACTCCATAGTAGAGAAATGGGATGTAAAACAATTAACTCCACACTGAGTGGGAGAGATAAGGTTAGCAGACACATGAGATCAAGTTATTGCTTGAGCGCGTCAGAAGGTTTTACAGCCCAAGTCTTTATGAAACAATTGGGAAAGGGTGTGGAGGATATCTCGAAACCATTTCCAAGTTAAAAAATCACACTGAGAACATGTCTGTACACACTATGAATTTGACAGTGTAACTGCATTCCTGCTCTTCGTGTGCTGCACAGCTGACCACACCTGAACCACAGATGCAGGCGCCTTATCAAAGTCAAAACACTCGCTGTGCCACATACGCTACAGTGGTGTCTTTAAAAGTCAATAAAGTTTGGGGAAAAAACGCTTGTTGCAAAATCCCCTGCTGGCATGTGGACAaaaatgcagtgtgaacagggttgtgttaaaaaaaaaaaataataagatcAGACTTATCTTACACTTGTCCATGTATCATATGTATGACACAAGGTCTAACTGGTTCTACACTGCAATGCAACAGCAGTTTTACTTCTTCATTTCAGCCCCCACTCAGCACAAAATCACCTTTTTGATGACGTTTGGATGAAAGTAAAAGGCTGAAACACATCTTTCTGTGGCTGACTATACAAACACGTGTTTTTTAACCAATGACTGACCGTTGGTTGGTtgacttttatttcactgtactcatttcatcttttcagtGACTGGTAAGAATGTTGATTTTTTGCCTGGAACCACTGATGTGCAGTTTTAGCCTCTAGAGTACAGTTTATTATGTAGGTAGCTGCAAACAAAAGCAGGTCAGCAGGAAACATTAGAGTcattaaatgtcagtgtaattAGCTAGTTAGCCACTACAGAAACCCTCAGGTAAACATGCCAGTGTTTATAAATTAAAGCTGTGAAACCATGATATCTTGAttgtgacattttacagtttaaaaataaacttgtcactGCTTTTCAGTGGAAAGAGTGTGTATGTTGTCACTTTCTAAAACACTTCAAGTCTATTTCGGTTCTTTTGTACTGTTACATATCTGCTTATACAAACACGCCGATACTGATTGAAATATCAGCTTCTACATCGGCCTGGCTGATTCATCAGTTGTgctcttaaaaaaaataataataataaaaaatctcTCTTCCCTCAAGTGAACAGTGTGAACAATAAACTCACTTCATGTTCTCCAGATGAAACAAGGAAACACCAGTTTATAAATACCTTTAGCTACAGTGGGTGCTATTTATCTTCTTTCACACCTTCCCGCCCAAACATTTACCAACAAAGTTTCAAGATCTGTGTGTCATCAAATAGCTTCTATCTTTTATTCTGTACTGAGACAGCTTTGTCTTTCAGTACAGAGATAtgagtctgtgtgcatgtgtttttttaatgaaacattatAAATCACAATGTGTCAGTGCTTACCAGGTTGACATTTCTTGCAGCACAGGTTAGATTCATCTGGCTTGTACACTCTTGATTGGTTGTGACAGTTTCCTTCTGAGTTCGCCTCATAGCCCTGAGAACACACCTACAGGAAAGTGAGAAAAGATTTATCTTCTGCTGGTCAGATGAGGACAGTGGAGAACATAAAGCCTTTTCTCATAACATTACAATCTGCTTTAAGGTTGCTAGAAGGGGGGTGGGCTTGGTCGTTCAGGTAAACTCAGTAATTTTGAAATGACTAAAGTGGAAAATGTCTGCAGACCAAATATGTATCTGCTAGACATTTTTCCTTGAAATGCACCTGCTCTGAGGTAAACCTATTAATAAGGACAGTAATTTTAAAGTCAACAACTTAGTCAGTGGCTGACGGGCGAAGCAGACGAGTCGACAAATGTCTGGTTGAGTCTTTCATATGTTAAACAAGAGCTTAAAGTAGTACCTGACCACCCACACCTGCGCCCACTTTTTCCCTTATGGTAATGCTCCTGGCTCGAGCTGCAGATATAGCCAAACAGGCAGCCATTATTCTGAAATTGTAGGAGGTGCATTTCACCTCCACAATATCGCTCTTCTCTGTGGGGGCCCTCCACTCGAGTACTCACATGCATCCATGTTATAATTTAGGTACGAGCTCACTCTCACGCCCCATGACCAACATATCAGAAATACAGTAACCACAGCACTGGTGTACTGGGAAGGTGCACAGCACAGTGGCTGTTCGTATACCTGTCCTGTGCACAACCTTGAAACTGTCTAACCACAGTACCCTCCAATGACAAGCAAAAGTATGAATATGCTGACAGGAGCAGAGTATTTCTCGTATTACAGGAAACGGAGGCGGCAACCTAGAAGCCCTCGGTTCCGAAGCGCATACTTCTTCTGAGGTGTGACCACTGATAGCAGAAGGGGAGCGATGATACAGATAAACCCTTAGGAAGCCTCACATTATTAATTACTGACAGTTTATGGCTAAagaacaatgtgtttttttcctttttggccAAAACAAATCCTCTTTTACAGAAACGCACAGTGATAGTGAAAGACAATAGAGAGAGTTGCTACATCATTTCAGTACTTGGTGTCTTAACCCTGAGATATTCAGTCTGAAACTGCATCGGATGCCAGACACCCGAAACCAAATATTCATAGCGCTTCACCACACTACAACTGTGCGCTAAATCTCCACAGTACGACTCGCTACTGCAATGTAACATCGATACACTCAGGACAAAACTGATATTGATACAGAAAAGGGGTGTTAGGACCGGtttaaaagaaatgagaaataatCTTTGCCAACTTCAGGGCAACTGACAAAAGTTTTTCTTTATAGTAACAAGATAAACGTGTTTACATGGCAGAAATATCATCTGACACATTTCcataaactgattttaaaagagCCTGTTGCTTCACATTCCCTAGAATTAATTCAAGTAAGTAAGAGCTAAACTAACAATTCAAACCTGAGCAGAGTCTCTGATAAACACGGCacgacagactggaaaaagtcAGACACAAAGCCTACCTTGATAGTGTGGGCATTCAGCAGAACCAGTAGTACAAGTACAATGTCCTTCATTGCCTCTTTAAAGCAAATTATAGACTGTAGAGCAGACCAGCCACCAGCGTGAGCACTGCACTGTTCATTTTAGAAAGGCGGGCCGACAGTCTGTGCATACAGGAGCAATTTCCTTGAACCGAGCCGAGTGTTTGGAGGAAGGAAACGAGCAGGCA
The DNA window shown above is from Lates calcarifer isolate ASB-BC8 linkage group LG20, TLL_Latcal_v3, whole genome shotgun sequence and carries:
- the tnfrsf1b gene encoding tumor necrosis factor receptor superfamily member 1B codes for the protein MKDIVLVLLVLLNAHTIKVCSQGYEANSEGNCHNQSRVYKPDESNLCCKKCQPGWHWIQDCTGTTDTECKPCESGLFTENWNYAKNCRSCNRCKEHKGLMYAQNCTSTTQARCKCKPGMYCTLGYEDSYCTECRRYTRCKVGFGVSVPGTERSDVKCAPCPDGTFSDTVSYTDPCRPHRDCHGRTVVKKGNTTSDNVCEPAEVTPTEPQITTREPHVNTVHTTATTMRAISDSTLSVTTSVPNISSTITGSDIKLIAVIAGVITVTLLVIIIIIILIFICKPVWKKDPEEFHPKVDANGNCESGDKISQGCLGETQLTSFTVTSPEQQCLLEKGEACSDHSQSSNNTETLTRTDGSSSQDSIGPLQSTVAINNLHSALSEPLTLISNPEPITPQPSIPSQSPSQPTSPHIISPVTTSPHVNVNITFHIGNGSCGTPSVVPTNLKEADCTLPFGEEEESFSIPQQEDGKQSLMSVQDSESYSV